A genomic segment from Curtobacterium sp. MCSS17_007 encodes:
- a CDS encoding ABC transporter ATP-binding protein — protein sequence MTGAEQEPGDVPALVGAALPVGTRVLDVRGLSVSIDGTTVVHDVDLHVDAGECVALVGASGSGKTVTARAVLGLSAAGAAVTADRLDLVGTDARGLTERRWRRLRGRSVGYVGQEALGALDPLRPVGREVADALRLHTDLRAAERVDAVRAALTGVGLDPAMATDGRRSGTLSGGMRQRALIAAATVASPALVVADEPTTALDAAVAVTVMGQLRAVQDHGAGLLVITHDLGLVAGWADRVLVVDDGTVIEHGPVAAVLAAPQHPVTEALVRAARAGVDRGARPAPLTGAGSSPVLAGARLSRAFDRVPAVQDVSIAVRPGRVTGVIGASGSGKTTVARMLLGLEAPDAGAVTLDGAPWVPLPERDRRGRRHRVAAVVQDPGATFDERWSVERVLADALTDGRQRRAVGAMSEQVDAALRQVGLDPALRSRSPRTLSGGQRQRLAIARALATSPEVVVLDEPVTALDATVQDAVLTLLERLRDETGVAMVFVSHDLRAVRRMADEVLVVDQGRVVEQGPADRVLGAPDHPATARLVDAAARLARGA from the coding sequence GTGACGGGCGCGGAGCAGGAGCCCGGAGACGTTCCGGCGCTGGTCGGTGCCGCACTGCCCGTGGGGACGCGGGTGCTCGACGTCCGCGGACTCTCGGTGTCGATCGACGGCACGACGGTGGTGCACGACGTCGACCTCCACGTCGACGCCGGGGAGTGCGTCGCCCTGGTCGGGGCGTCCGGCTCCGGCAAGACGGTGACCGCACGGGCGGTGCTCGGGCTCTCCGCCGCGGGTGCCGCCGTCACCGCCGACCGCCTCGACCTCGTCGGCACCGATGCGCGTGGGCTCACCGAGCGGCGCTGGCGGCGGCTGCGCGGCAGGTCCGTCGGCTACGTCGGCCAGGAGGCCCTCGGTGCACTCGACCCCCTCCGACCGGTCGGCCGCGAGGTCGCCGACGCGCTGCGCCTGCACACCGACCTGCGGGCGGCGGAACGGGTGGACGCCGTGCGTGCAGCACTGACGGGCGTGGGACTCGACCCGGCGATGGCGACCGACGGCAGACGCTCCGGCACGCTCTCCGGCGGGATGCGGCAGCGTGCCCTGATCGCGGCGGCGACCGTGGCGTCCCCCGCGCTCGTGGTGGCGGACGAGCCGACGACCGCCCTCGACGCAGCCGTCGCCGTCACCGTGATGGGGCAGCTCCGGGCGGTGCAGGACCACGGTGCCGGGCTGCTCGTCATCACGCACGACCTCGGGCTCGTCGCCGGGTGGGCGGACCGGGTGCTCGTCGTCGACGACGGCACGGTGATCGAGCACGGACCGGTCGCCGCCGTCCTCGCCGCGCCGCAGCACCCGGTGACCGAGGCGCTGGTGCGGGCCGCTCGTGCGGGGGTGGACCGGGGCGCACGTCCCGCGCCCCTGACCGGTGCCGGGTCGTCCCCGGTCCTGGCGGGTGCCCGGCTGTCCCGCGCGTTCGACCGGGTCCCCGCCGTGCAGGACGTCTCGATCGCGGTCCGCCCGGGGCGGGTGACGGGCGTGATCGGTGCCTCCGGGTCGGGCAAGACGACGGTCGCGCGGATGCTGCTCGGGCTCGAGGCACCCGACGCCGGCGCCGTCACGCTCGACGGCGCCCCCTGGGTGCCGCTGCCCGAGCGCGACCGCCGCGGCCGTCGGCACCGGGTGGCCGCCGTCGTGCAGGACCCCGGGGCGACGTTCGACGAGCGGTGGAGCGTCGAACGGGTGCTCGCGGACGCGCTGACCGACGGGCGGCAGCGACGGGCGGTCGGTGCCATGTCGGAGCAGGTCGACGCGGCGCTCCGGCAGGTCGGACTCGACCCGGCGCTGCGGTCCCGTTCCCCCCGCACCCTGTCCGGCGGGCAGCGGCAGCGCCTGGCGATCGCGCGCGCACTGGCGACCTCGCCCGAGGTGGTCGTGCTCGACGAACCCGTGACGGCGCTCGACGCGACCGTGCAGGACGCGGTGCTCACGCTGCTCGAACGACTGCGCGACGAGACCGGCGTGGCGATGGTGTTCGTGTCGCACGACCTGCGTGCCGTCCGGCGGATGGCCGACGAGGTGCTCGTCGTCGACCAGGGGCGCGTTGTCGAGCAGGGCCCGGCGGACCGGGTGCTCGGCGCGCCGGATCACCCCGCGACCGCACGCCTGGTCGACGCCGCAGCGCGGCTCGCCCGGGGCGCCTGA
- the valS gene encoding valine--tRNA ligase has protein sequence MSKPMPEKPTVDGLEQVWGPVWEQDGTYRFDRDSATKDAVYSIDTPPPTASGSLHIGHVFSYTHTDLKARYERMRGKHVFYPMGWDDNGLPTERRVQNYYGVRCDPQLPYDPAFVPPFEGGDGKSSKAADQVPVSRRNFIELCERLTVQDEQQFEHLFRTLGLSVDWTQSYRTIDDTSRASAQRAFLRNLERGEAYQADAPTLWDVTFRTAVAQAELEDKEMPGAYHGLAFHRTDGGEDVVIQTTRPELLPACVALVAHPDDERFQDLFGTTVRSPLFDVEVPVLAHHLAQQDKGAGIAMVCTFGDTTDVVWWRELQLPNRAIIGFDGRVRSEQPEWIESEQGRALYAEMAGKTVFSAKKVVVDALTESGELVGDVRTINHPVKFFEKGDKPLEIVSTRQWYIVNGARDEQLKETLRKRGEEIAFHPDFMRVRYDNWVGGLSGDWLISRQRFFGVPIPVWYPLDADGNPVFDQPIVPTEAQLPVDPAAEPAPGYSEDQRGVAGGFQGELDVMDTWATSSLTPQLAGKWETDTELYDLVYPYDVRPQAQDIIRTWLFTTVLRSQLEADVAPWKHASISGFIVDPDRKKMSKSKGNVVTPLAILEQHGADAVRYWAASSKLGTDAAFDPQNPKQIKVGRRLAIKVLNAAKFVYGFELPSGATSVTEPLDVDVLAELGSVIEQATAAFDGFDHARALEVTERFFWTFCDDYLELVKERAYGTAADATHETQASAVLALRAAIDALLRLLAPFLPFATEEVWAWTHDTSVHRASWPTVAELPTQAEPSGLLAAVGQALIGIRGAKTAAKASQKTPVTRAVVAAPAEQRALIERAAVDLAAVGRIENLLFTDGEELAVTEIELAEQQA, from the coding sequence ATGTCGAAGCCCATGCCCGAGAAGCCCACCGTCGACGGACTCGAGCAGGTCTGGGGCCCGGTCTGGGAGCAGGACGGCACCTACCGGTTCGACCGCGACAGCGCGACGAAGGACGCGGTGTACTCGATCGACACCCCGCCGCCGACCGCGTCGGGCTCGCTCCACATCGGCCACGTGTTCTCGTACACGCACACCGACCTCAAGGCCCGGTACGAGCGCATGCGCGGCAAGCACGTCTTCTACCCGATGGGCTGGGACGACAACGGCCTGCCGACCGAGCGCCGCGTGCAGAACTACTACGGCGTCCGCTGCGACCCGCAGCTCCCCTACGACCCGGCGTTCGTGCCGCCGTTCGAGGGCGGCGACGGCAAGTCGAGCAAGGCCGCCGACCAGGTCCCCGTCTCGCGCCGCAACTTCATCGAGCTCTGCGAGCGCCTGACGGTGCAGGACGAGCAGCAGTTCGAGCACCTCTTCCGCACCCTCGGCCTGTCGGTGGACTGGACGCAGTCGTACCGCACCATCGACGACACCTCGCGGGCGAGCGCGCAGCGCGCCTTCCTGCGGAACCTCGAGCGCGGGGAGGCCTACCAGGCCGACGCCCCGACCCTCTGGGACGTCACCTTCCGCACCGCGGTCGCCCAGGCCGAGCTCGAGGACAAGGAGATGCCCGGCGCGTACCACGGCCTGGCGTTCCACCGCACCGACGGTGGCGAGGACGTCGTCATCCAGACCACCCGCCCCGAACTCCTCCCGGCGTGCGTCGCCCTCGTCGCGCACCCGGACGACGAGCGGTTCCAGGACCTCTTCGGCACGACGGTCCGCTCCCCCCTGTTCGACGTCGAGGTCCCGGTGCTCGCGCACCACCTGGCGCAGCAGGACAAGGGCGCGGGCATCGCGATGGTCTGCACCTTCGGCGACACCACCGACGTGGTGTGGTGGCGCGAGCTGCAGCTGCCGAACCGCGCGATCATCGGCTTCGACGGCCGGGTGCGCTCGGAGCAGCCGGAGTGGATCGAGAGCGAGCAGGGCAGGGCGCTGTACGCCGAGATGGCGGGCAAGACCGTGTTCTCCGCGAAGAAGGTCGTGGTCGACGCCCTCACCGAGTCCGGCGAGCTGGTCGGCGACGTCAGGACGATCAACCACCCGGTGAAGTTCTTCGAGAAGGGCGACAAGCCGCTCGAGATCGTCTCGACCCGCCAGTGGTACATCGTCAACGGTGCGCGCGACGAGCAGCTCAAGGAGACCCTCCGGAAGCGTGGCGAGGAGATCGCCTTCCACCCGGACTTCATGCGCGTCCGCTACGACAACTGGGTCGGCGGCCTGTCCGGTGACTGGCTCATCTCGCGCCAGCGCTTCTTCGGCGTGCCGATCCCGGTCTGGTACCCGCTCGACGCCGACGGCAACCCGGTCTTCGACCAGCCGATCGTGCCGACCGAGGCCCAGCTGCCCGTCGACCCGGCCGCCGAGCCGGCGCCCGGGTACTCCGAGGACCAGCGCGGCGTCGCCGGCGGGTTCCAGGGCGAGCTCGACGTGATGGACACCTGGGCGACCTCGTCGCTCACGCCGCAGCTCGCCGGCAAGTGGGAGACCGACACCGAGCTGTACGACCTGGTGTACCCGTACGACGTCCGCCCGCAGGCGCAGGACATCATCCGCACCTGGCTCTTCACGACCGTCCTCCGCAGCCAGCTCGAAGCCGATGTCGCCCCGTGGAAGCACGCGAGCATCTCCGGCTTCATCGTCGACCCGGACCGCAAGAAGATGTCGAAGTCCAAGGGCAACGTCGTCACGCCGCTGGCGATCCTCGAGCAGCACGGCGCCGACGCGGTCCGCTACTGGGCGGCGTCGTCGAAGCTCGGCACCGACGCGGCGTTCGACCCGCAGAACCCGAAGCAGATCAAGGTCGGCCGCCGTCTGGCGATCAAGGTGCTCAACGCGGCGAAGTTCGTCTACGGCTTCGAGCTGCCGAGCGGCGCGACGAGCGTGACCGAGCCCCTCGACGTCGACGTGCTCGCCGAGCTCGGGTCCGTGATCGAGCAGGCCACCGCGGCCTTCGACGGCTTCGACCACGCCCGCGCGCTCGAGGTCACCGAGCGGTTCTTCTGGACCTTCTGCGACGACTACCTCGAGCTCGTCAAGGAGCGCGCCTACGGCACCGCGGCGGACGCGACGCACGAGACCCAGGCGAGCGCGGTCCTGGCGCTGCGTGCCGCGATCGACGCGCTGCTCCGCCTGCTGGCACCGTTCCTCCCGTTCGCGACCGAGGAGGTGTGGGCCTGGACGCACGACACCAGCGTGCACCGCGCGTCGTGGCCGACCGTCGCCGAGCTGCCCACGCAGGCCGAGCCGTCGGGCCTGCTGGCCGCGGTCGGGCAGGCGCTCATCGGCATCCGCGGCGCGAAGACCGCCGCCAAGGCATCGCAGAAGACCCCGGTCACGCGTGCCGTCGTCGCCGCACCGGCCGAGCAGCGGGCGCTCATCGAGCGCGCGGCGGTCGACCTGGCCGCCGTCGGCCGCATCGAGAACCTGTTGTTCACGGACGGCGAGGAGCTCGCGGTGACCGAGATCGAACTCGCCGAGCAGCAGGCGTAG
- a CDS encoding TetR/AcrR family transcriptional regulator: protein MATPSSTVDPETRARIVDVADGLFYARGFQSVGMDEIRTGAGVSLKKLYAAFPGKDQLVAAVLGGRHEYWEHGIEQAVAAADTPRDRLLAMYDFLEQWFGDDTFRGCGFINAFGELGATSPAVAEIAREHKDSFQRYVAGLAAAAVPDVAAAEELAAQLALLAEGAQTTAAIAGTPEAARHARRAAEVLIDAATTRRA from the coding sequence GTGGCCACACCGAGCAGCACCGTCGACCCGGAGACCCGGGCGCGGATCGTCGACGTCGCCGACGGACTCTTCTACGCGCGTGGCTTCCAGTCGGTGGGCATGGACGAGATCCGGACCGGGGCGGGCGTCTCGTTGAAGAAGCTCTACGCGGCCTTCCCCGGCAAGGACCAGCTCGTCGCCGCGGTGCTCGGCGGCCGTCACGAGTACTGGGAGCACGGCATCGAGCAGGCCGTCGCCGCGGCCGACACCCCGCGTGACCGGCTGCTCGCGATGTACGACTTCCTCGAGCAGTGGTTCGGCGACGACACCTTCCGCGGCTGCGGCTTCATCAACGCCTTCGGTGAGCTCGGGGCGACCTCCCCGGCCGTCGCCGAGATCGCACGCGAGCACAAGGACTCCTTCCAGCGGTACGTCGCCGGCCTCGCCGCGGCGGCGGTGCCGGACGTGGCCGCGGCCGAGGAGCTCGCCGCGCAGCTCGCGCTGCTCGCGGAGGGGGCACAGACCACGGCCGCGATCGCCGGGACGCCGGAGGCGGCACGGCACGCGCGCCGGGCCGCGGAGGTCCTCATCGACGCTGCCACGACCCGTCGGGCCTGA
- a CDS encoding ABC transporter permease, whose translation MSGVLDPGLQAGASERRTRRSERFRGGTLGPAGTVAAVVVAVAVVAAVWPSLLGGGDPLAVHPTDALTPPGAAHPFGTDESGRDVLARVVAGTRASLLVGVAATLVGGLTGILLGTLAGLGGRVVDAVVGRVTEVAFALPLLLVALVVIAVTGPGPVPATLAVGFATAPGYARIVRALVRSARSSQVVETAVLQGRSPGRILFRHVLPAALWPVVAVATLGVGQAVVWASALSYLGVGTPPPAPEWGAMLADGRTYLLTAPWMSTFPGLAIVVLATAVTVLGRALRRTGAAR comes from the coding sequence GTGAGCGGGGTGCTGGACCCGGGCCTCCAGGCTGGTGCGTCCGAACGACGGACCCGACGGTCCGAGCGGTTCCGTGGGGGGACGCTCGGCCCGGCGGGCACGGTCGCGGCGGTCGTCGTCGCGGTGGCGGTCGTGGCCGCGGTGTGGCCGTCGCTGCTCGGCGGCGGCGACCCCCTCGCGGTGCACCCGACCGACGCGCTGACGCCACCCGGAGCGGCGCACCCGTTCGGCACCGACGAGTCCGGGCGTGACGTGCTCGCGCGCGTGGTCGCGGGGACGCGGGCCTCGCTCCTGGTCGGGGTCGCGGCGACGCTCGTCGGCGGCCTCACCGGGATCCTGCTCGGCACGCTCGCCGGCCTCGGCGGTCGTGTCGTGGACGCGGTCGTCGGTCGGGTCACCGAGGTGGCGTTCGCGCTGCCGCTCCTGCTCGTCGCGCTCGTCGTCATCGCAGTCACCGGGCCCGGACCGGTACCGGCGACCCTGGCGGTGGGGTTCGCGACGGCGCCCGGGTACGCGCGGATCGTCCGGGCCCTGGTGCGGAGCGCCCGGTCGTCGCAGGTGGTCGAGACCGCCGTGCTGCAGGGCCGCTCCCCCGGCCGGATCCTCTTCCGCCACGTCCTGCCCGCGGCGCTCTGGCCCGTCGTCGCCGTCGCCACGCTCGGGGTCGGACAGGCGGTCGTGTGGGCGTCGGCGCTCAGCTACCTCGGTGTCGGGACCCCGCCGCCCGCCCCGGAGTGGGGTGCGATGCTCGCGGACGGCCGCACCTACCTGCTGACGGCACCGTGGATGAGCACGTTCCCCGGCCTCGCGATCGTCGTGCTGGCGACCGCGGTGACGGTGCTCGGGCGCGCGCTGCGCCGGACGGGGGCCGCGCGGTGA
- a CDS encoding M3 family metallopeptidase, with product MDTPFDQPSTLPYALPPFDDVRLEHFRPAFDAGTAEQRAEVEAIATDPDAPTFENTLVALERTGQLLTRVSHVFFTLSSADSTPELHDLEAEVSPLLAAHRDAITLDARLYARVGAVRSSLSERADLSDEDRRLVERVHTEMTLAGAGLDDDGKERLTAINQELSTLTTTFERNLLEDTNDLAVHVTDEDELDGLDDGAKSAAASAAADRGLDGWLVTLPLYTGHPWLGSLTDRGLRERIMRASRSRGRRGNAHDNREVLLRIVRLRAERAELLGFPNHAAVVTADETAGSPEAVDGLLSSLVPAAAANAEDERAVRSRTVGFDVEAWDWAYATEILRGAQFAADSSALRPYFEADRVLRDGVFHAANALYGLTFTERPDLHGYNDEVRVFEVRGDSGEEVGLYLLDLYTRDGKRGGAWMNPVVEQSHLLGTLPVVVNNLNVAKPAAGSPTLLVQDEVETLFHEFGHALHGLIARTTYPRFSGTNVERDFVEFPSQVNEMWVSWPSVLANYARHHETGEPLPPELVLGLSDSAGFNEGFSTTEYLAAALLDQAWHRLSTAEAAAVTDVEAFERQALADAGVDVEAVPPRYSSTYFAHTFSGGYDAGYYGYIWSEVLDADTVEWFRENGGLSRDAGRRFATMLLGVGGAQDPLEAYRAFRGRDAEVGPLLRRRGLE from the coding sequence ATGGACACCCCGTTCGACCAGCCGAGCACCCTCCCCTACGCCCTGCCGCCGTTCGACGACGTCCGGCTCGAGCACTTCCGCCCCGCGTTCGACGCCGGGACGGCCGAGCAGCGCGCCGAGGTCGAGGCGATCGCCACCGACCCGGACGCCCCGACGTTCGAGAACACGCTCGTCGCGCTCGAACGGACCGGGCAGCTACTGACCCGGGTCTCGCACGTCTTCTTCACGCTGTCGTCCGCCGACTCGACGCCCGAGCTGCACGACCTCGAAGCCGAGGTGTCGCCGCTCCTCGCCGCGCACCGCGACGCGATCACGCTCGACGCGCGCCTGTACGCGCGGGTCGGTGCGGTGCGGTCCTCGCTCAGCGAGCGCGCGGACCTGTCCGACGAGGACCGTCGGCTCGTCGAGCGGGTCCACACCGAGATGACCCTCGCCGGGGCCGGCCTCGACGACGACGGCAAGGAGCGCCTCACCGCGATCAACCAGGAGCTGTCGACGCTCACCACCACCTTCGAGCGCAACCTGCTCGAGGACACCAACGACCTCGCCGTGCACGTCACCGACGAGGACGAGCTCGACGGGCTGGACGACGGCGCCAAGTCCGCCGCCGCATCGGCCGCGGCCGACCGGGGGCTCGACGGCTGGCTCGTCACCCTGCCGCTCTACACCGGGCACCCGTGGCTCGGATCGCTGACCGACCGTGGCCTGCGCGAACGGATCATGCGCGCCTCACGATCGCGTGGACGTCGTGGGAACGCGCACGACAACCGCGAGGTGCTGCTGCGCATCGTGCGGCTGCGCGCCGAACGCGCCGAGCTCCTCGGCTTCCCGAACCACGCCGCCGTCGTCACCGCCGACGAGACCGCCGGGTCCCCCGAGGCCGTCGACGGGCTGCTCTCCTCACTCGTCCCGGCCGCCGCTGCCAATGCCGAGGACGAGCGCGCCGTGCGCTCGCGCACCGTCGGCTTCGACGTCGAGGCGTGGGACTGGGCGTACGCCACCGAGATCCTCCGCGGTGCGCAGTTCGCCGCCGACAGCTCGGCCCTGCGCCCGTACTTCGAGGCCGACCGGGTGCTGCGCGACGGGGTCTTCCACGCCGCGAACGCCCTGTACGGGCTGACGTTCACCGAGCGCCCGGACCTGCACGGCTACAACGACGAGGTCCGGGTCTTCGAGGTCCGCGGCGACTCCGGCGAGGAGGTCGGGCTCTACCTGCTCGACCTGTACACGCGGGACGGCAAGCGCGGCGGCGCCTGGATGAACCCGGTCGTCGAGCAGTCGCACCTGCTCGGCACGCTGCCGGTCGTGGTGAACAACCTCAACGTCGCCAAGCCGGCCGCCGGCTCCCCCACCCTGCTGGTCCAGGACGAGGTGGAGACGCTCTTCCACGAGTTCGGACACGCGCTGCACGGACTCATCGCTCGGACGACGTACCCGCGGTTCTCGGGCACGAACGTCGAGCGCGACTTCGTGGAGTTCCCGTCGCAGGTGAACGAGATGTGGGTGTCGTGGCCGTCGGTGCTCGCGAACTACGCGAGGCACCACGAGACCGGCGAGCCGCTGCCGCCGGAGCTCGTCCTCGGGCTGAGCGACTCCGCTGGCTTCAACGAGGGCTTCTCGACGACGGAGTACCTCGCCGCCGCGCTGCTCGACCAGGCGTGGCACCGGCTCTCCACCGCCGAGGCCGCTGCGGTGACCGACGTCGAGGCGTTCGAGCGCCAGGCCCTGGCCGATGCCGGCGTCGACGTCGAAGCGGTACCGCCGCGGTACTCGTCGACGTACTTCGCGCACACGTTCTCGGGAGGGTACGACGCCGGGTACTACGGCTACATCTGGTCCGAGGTGCTCGACGCCGACACCGTCGAGTGGTTCCGCGAGAACGGCGGCCTGTCGCGAGATGCCGGCCGTCGCTTCGCCACGATGCTGCTCGGGGTCGGTGGCGCGCAGGACCCGCTCGAGGCCTACCGCGCCTTCCGCGGGCGCGACGCCGAGGTCGGCCCGCTGCTGCGGCGCCGCGGGCTGGAGTAG
- the proP gene encoding glycine betaine/L-proline transporter ProP: MAPNEAHQHGDRPLRTKAAAKRARRKLTEDDVTVVEESLLKRAVAAAALGNAMEWFDFGIFAYLTVTISKVFLPEGDPTSNLVATFGFFAAAFIVRPIGGAVFGPIGDKIGRQKVLALTMILMAAGTLMIGLIPSYATIGFWAPVLLLVARFVQGFSTGGEYGGAATFIAEYSPDKRRGFMGSWLEFGTLAGYVLGASIVTILQYTLPEDALLSWGWRIPFIVAGPLGLIGLYLRLKLEETPAFQKQQEQAAERESQKTPFLKLFAENWRSLLICIGLVLVFNVTDYMLLSYMPTYLETNLGQNATFGLILIVIVMILMMVVITFGGRLSDKFGRRPVLAAGCIGFIVLSWPALKLVQSGTGAGVFFGLLILGLVLVTFTSTMPSTLPALFPTIIRYGALAIAFNVSVSLFGGTTPLATQALIAGAKDAGLSWAEDIPAFYLMLAAVIGLVAVYFTKETASTPLMGSGPTVAHEDEVADVIKDYNDPTSELAQSDWAKDFSTSEIPIISGDTPKPGTDKEPAGS; the protein is encoded by the coding sequence TTGGCACCGAACGAAGCCCACCAGCACGGCGACCGGCCGTTGCGCACGAAGGCCGCCGCGAAGCGCGCACGCCGCAAGCTGACCGAGGACGACGTCACCGTCGTCGAGGAGTCGCTGCTCAAGCGTGCCGTCGCCGCCGCCGCGCTCGGCAACGCCATGGAGTGGTTCGACTTCGGCATCTTCGCGTACCTGACGGTCACGATCTCCAAGGTCTTCCTGCCCGAGGGCGACCCCACGTCGAACCTCGTCGCGACCTTCGGGTTCTTCGCCGCGGCGTTCATCGTGCGGCCGATCGGCGGTGCCGTCTTCGGCCCGATCGGCGACAAGATCGGTCGGCAGAAGGTCCTCGCGCTGACGATGATCCTGATGGCCGCCGGCACGCTCATGATCGGTCTCATCCCGTCGTACGCGACGATCGGCTTCTGGGCGCCCGTGCTGCTCCTCGTCGCCCGGTTCGTGCAGGGCTTCTCGACCGGCGGCGAGTACGGCGGTGCCGCGACCTTCATCGCCGAGTACTCGCCCGACAAGCGCCGCGGGTTCATGGGGTCCTGGCTCGAGTTCGGGACGCTGGCCGGCTACGTGCTCGGCGCCTCGATCGTCACGATCCTGCAGTACACGCTGCCCGAGGACGCCCTGCTCAGCTGGGGCTGGCGGATCCCGTTCATCGTCGCCGGCCCGCTCGGGCTCATCGGTCTGTACCTCCGCCTGAAGCTCGAGGAGACCCCCGCGTTCCAGAAGCAGCAGGAGCAGGCCGCCGAGCGCGAGTCGCAGAAGACCCCGTTCCTCAAGCTGTTCGCCGAGAACTGGCGCTCGCTCCTCATCTGCATCGGCCTGGTCCTCGTGTTCAACGTGACCGACTACATGCTGCTGTCGTACATGCCGACCTACCTCGAGACGAACCTCGGTCAGAACGCCACGTTCGGCCTGATCCTGATCGTCATCGTGATGATCCTGATGATGGTCGTCATCACCTTCGGCGGCCGTCTGTCCGACAAGTTCGGGCGTCGTCCCGTGCTCGCCGCGGGCTGCATCGGCTTCATCGTGCTGTCCTGGCCGGCGCTCAAGCTCGTCCAGTCCGGCACCGGCGCCGGTGTCTTCTTCGGCCTGCTGATCCTCGGCCTCGTGCTCGTCACGTTCACCTCGACCATGCCGTCGACGCTCCCCGCGCTGTTCCCGACGATCATCCGCTACGGCGCGCTCGCGATCGCGTTCAACGTGTCCGTCTCGCTGTTCGGCGGCACGACGCCCCTCGCGACGCAGGCGCTCATCGCGGGTGCGAAGGACGCCGGCCTGTCGTGGGCCGAGGACATCCCGGCCTTCTACCTCATGCTCGCGGCCGTGATCGGTCTGGTGGCCGTGTACTTCACGAAGGAGACCGCCTCGACGCCGCTCATGGGTTCCGGACCGACGGTCGCGCACGAGGACGAGGTCGCCGACGTCATCAAGGACTACAACGACCCGACCTCGGAGCTCGCGCAGTCCGACTGGGCGAAGGACTTCTCGACGAGCGAGATCCCCATCATCTCGGGTGACACCCCGAAGCCGGGCACCGACAAGGAGCCCGCGGGCTCGTAG